The sequence below is a genomic window from Leisingera sp. M658.
GGATCACCGTTGAAGGCGATGTGGCAACCCTGGGCATCACCCAGCACGCCGCCGATCAGCTGGGCGAAGTCGTCTTTGTCGAGCAGCGTGAAACCGGAGACGAGTTCGAAAAAGGCGGCGAAATCGGTGTGATCGAGTCGGTGAAAGCAGCCTCCGAAATCTACGCGCCGCTGGACGGTGAAGTGGTCGAGGTGAACGAAACCCTGGCCGACAACCCCGGCGCTCTGAACGAAAGCCCGGAAGGCGACGCCTGGATTTACAAGATCAAACTGTCGGATGCGTCCCAGCTGGACGATCTGATGGATCTGGACGGCTACAAAGCCCTGATCGGTTAAGCACCCCCTCCCCGCCG
It includes:
- the gcvH gene encoding glycine cleavage system protein GcvH; its protein translation is MATYYSEDHEWITVEGDVATLGITQHAADQLGEVVFVEQRETGDEFEKGGEIGVIESVKAASEIYAPLDGEVVEVNETLADNPGALNESPEGDAWIYKIKLSDASQLDDLMDLDGYKALIG